Proteins from a single region of Mumia flava:
- a CDS encoding M23 family metallopeptidase, translating into MSTPTEVQLVTSRPAPKRRAEKPRKRFSRPATSADETGSIGRRSAGKPQDEPRAERTSEADQGSVRPSGATPPERGTSRSSASWSEAPASPYRAALRDTPTEPAQSPAPGSSAYRGKRAAELPPIPSDATTQIDAVGPRTTVTERRSGESRSSRRPVPPGSRSTRVRTRRRLPAPALVGAAALVIAGVGAVALSSAKPPVIEAVDYQALSASVDGAASKRYDPNNPDVTRDFDRAMLDKQVEAQAEQLQASLEQLAAKAEHRSEQIERNQWVIPLTGYRLTARFGQSSSLWSTVHTGLDFAAPSGTPLVAIARGTITETGYDGAYGNKTVLTLEDGTEIWYCHQSSISVSVGESVEPGQTIGTVGSTGNTTGPHLHLEVRPTADTPVDPLPALHEHHVFP; encoded by the coding sequence TTGTCCACCCCCACGGAGGTCCAGCTCGTGACGTCGCGCCCTGCGCCGAAGCGCCGCGCCGAGAAGCCGAGGAAGCGCTTCTCTCGCCCGGCGACCTCCGCAGACGAGACCGGATCGATCGGCCGTCGCAGCGCAGGGAAGCCCCAGGACGAGCCCCGTGCGGAGCGCACGTCCGAGGCCGACCAGGGCTCCGTACGCCCCTCCGGCGCCACCCCGCCCGAGCGCGGGACCTCCCGGTCGAGCGCGTCGTGGTCCGAGGCCCCCGCCTCCCCGTACCGCGCGGCCCTGCGGGACACCCCGACCGAGCCGGCGCAGTCTCCGGCTCCCGGCTCGTCCGCCTACCGCGGCAAGCGGGCCGCCGAGCTCCCCCCGATCCCGTCCGACGCGACGACGCAGATCGACGCCGTCGGCCCCCGCACGACCGTGACCGAGCGCCGTTCCGGTGAGAGCCGCTCGAGCCGACGGCCGGTCCCGCCCGGCTCGCGCTCGACCCGCGTCCGCACCCGCCGACGGCTCCCCGCCCCGGCGCTGGTCGGCGCCGCGGCGCTGGTGATCGCCGGTGTCGGCGCCGTCGCCCTGTCCTCGGCGAAGCCGCCCGTGATCGAGGCGGTCGACTACCAGGCCCTGTCGGCCAGCGTGGACGGCGCGGCGTCGAAGCGGTACGACCCGAACAACCCCGACGTCACCCGTGACTTCGACCGGGCCATGCTGGACAAGCAGGTCGAGGCCCAGGCGGAGCAGCTGCAGGCGTCGCTCGAGCAGCTCGCCGCGAAGGCCGAGCACCGCTCCGAGCAGATCGAGCGCAACCAGTGGGTGATCCCGCTGACGGGCTACCGCCTCACGGCACGCTTCGGCCAGTCCAGCTCGCTGTGGTCGACCGTCCACACGGGGCTCGATTTCGCCGCACCGTCGGGCACGCCGCTGGTCGCGATCGCGCGCGGCACGATCACCGAGACCGGCTACGACGGCGCGTACGGCAACAAGACCGTCCTCACGCTCGAGGACGGCACGGAGATCTGGTACTGCCACCAGTCGTCGATCTCGGTCAGCGTCGGCGAGTCCGTCGAGCCGGGTCAGACCATCGGGACGGTCGGCTCGACCGGCAACACGAC